The following coding sequences lie in one Glycine max cultivar Williams 82 chromosome 19, Glycine_max_v4.0, whole genome shotgun sequence genomic window:
- the FDL19 gene encoding bZIP transcription factor FDL19 produces MGSQGGTTQDQEPKTGSLTRQGSLYNLTLDEVQNQLGNLGKPLGSMNLDELLKSVWTAESGTDAYMQHGGQVASAGSSLNPQGSLTLSGNLSKKTIDEVWRDMQQNKSVGKERQPTLGEMTLEDFLVKAGVATEPFPNEDGAMAMSGVDSQHNTSQHAHWMQYQLTSVQQQPQQQQHQHQNQQNSVMLGFSGFMTGHAVQQPIPIVVNTVLDAGYSEALPSSLMGALSDSQTAGRKRDASGNVVEKIVERRQKRMIKNRESAARSRARKQAYTQELEIKVSQLEEENERLRRQNEIERALPSAPPPDPKHQLRRTSSAPL; encoded by the exons ATGGGATCTCAAGGTGGGACAACCCAAGACCAAGAGCCAAAGACTGGTTCTTTGACCAGGCAAGGGTCTTTGTACAATCTCACCCTTGATGAGGTGCAAAACCAGCTTGGAAATTTAGGGAAACCCTTAGGAAGCATGAATCTTGATGAGCTGCTCAAGAGTGTGTGGACTGCTGAATCTGGAACTGATGCTTACATGCAGCATGGTGGTCAGGTGGCTTCTGCTGGCTCATCTTTGAACCCACAAGGGAGCCTAACATTGAGTGGGAATCTTAGCAAGAAAACTATTGATGAGGTTTGGAGAGATATGCAACAAAATAAGAGTGTTGGTAAGGAAAGACAGCCTACACTTGGTGAGATGACCCTGGAGGATTTCTTGGTGAAGGCTGGTGTGGCTACTGAACCTTTTCCCAATGAGGATGGTGCCATGGCCATGTCAGGGGTTGATTCCCAACACAACACATCACAACATGCCCATTGGATGCAATACCAGCTCACTTCAGTTCAGCAGCAGCCACAGCAACAACAGCATCAGCATCAAAATCAGCAGAATAGTGTGATGCTGGGTTTTTCGGGTTTTATGACTGGCCATGCGGTTCAACAGCCTATACCGATTGTGGTGAATACGGTTCTGGATGCAGGATACTCAGAAGCATTGCCATCTTCTTTGATGGGTGCCTTGTCTGATTCACAAACTGCAGGTAGGAAAAGGGATGCCTCAGGTAACGTTGTTGAGAAAATTGTAGAGAGGAGGCAGAAGAGGATGATAAAAAATAGGGAATCTGCAGCTCGGTCCCGGGCTAGAAAACAG GCTTACACACAAGAGCTGGAGATTAAAGTTTCCCAAttagaagaagagaatgaaaggCTTAGAAGACAGAAT